In a genomic window of Pontibacter liquoris:
- a CDS encoding glycosyltransferase, with protein sequence MARRVVIVGPAYPLRGGGMATFNERLAYAFQEAGDSVEIVTFSLQYPSFLFPGKSQYSYEVAPEGLDIKVLINSVNPLSWWKAGNYIRKQKPELVIFRYWLPFMGPCLGTIARIIRRNKYSRVLAITDNVVPHEKRPGDLPFTNYFLGSCQGFVTMSRAVQQDLARFAPSKPNLYLPHPLYDNFGDAESKAEACAALDLDPTYNYLLFFGFIRAYKGLDLLLQALADSALAQRPDIRLLVAGEFYEEAAPYHVLIAQLQLQDKLVLHTDFIPNAQVRHYFCAADLVVQPYRHATQSGVTQVAYHFDKPMVVTNVGGLAELVPDGEVGYVVEPDPHRIAAAIHDFYASGKGPSFIRNIQSYKNRFSWRHFVAEVWSLAGKV encoded by the coding sequence ATGGCGCGGCGCGTAGTCATTGTGGGGCCGGCATACCCGCTGCGGGGCGGCGGCATGGCTACCTTCAACGAGCGCCTGGCCTACGCTTTTCAGGAGGCAGGCGATAGTGTGGAGATCGTGACCTTCAGCCTGCAGTATCCGTCCTTTCTGTTTCCGGGTAAGAGCCAGTATTCCTACGAAGTGGCCCCCGAAGGGCTTGACATCAAAGTGCTCATCAACTCAGTAAACCCGCTGAGCTGGTGGAAAGCCGGCAACTACATCCGGAAGCAAAAGCCGGAACTGGTTATTTTCCGCTATTGGCTGCCTTTTATGGGGCCCTGCCTGGGCACTATTGCCCGCATCATCCGCCGCAACAAGTATAGCCGCGTGCTGGCCATCACCGATAACGTGGTACCGCACGAAAAGCGCCCCGGCGACCTGCCCTTTACCAACTATTTTCTAGGTTCCTGCCAGGGCTTTGTGACCATGTCGCGGGCCGTGCAACAGGATTTGGCACGGTTTGCGCCCAGCAAACCCAACCTCTACCTGCCGCATCCGCTTTATGATAACTTCGGTGATGCGGAGAGCAAGGCCGAAGCCTGCGCGGCGCTGGACCTGGACCCAACGTATAATTACCTGCTTTTTTTCGGCTTTATCCGCGCCTACAAAGGCCTCGACCTGCTGCTGCAAGCCTTGGCAGACTCCGCGCTGGCGCAACGCCCCGACATACGGCTGCTGGTAGCTGGCGAGTTTTACGAAGAGGCAGCGCCATACCATGTCCTGATTGCGCAGTTGCAGTTACAAGATAAGCTAGTGCTGCACACTGATTTTATACCCAATGCCCAGGTGCGCCACTATTTCTGCGCGGCCGACCTGGTGGTGCAGCCCTACCGGCATGCTACCCAGAGTGGCGTAACCCAAGTAGCCTATCATTTCGACAAACCCATGGTGGTAACCAATGTAGGCGGCCTGGCCGAACTGGTACCGGACGGCGAAGTAGGCTATGTGGTGGAACCTGATCCCCATCGGATCGCTGCGGCCATACACGACTTTTATGCCAGCGGCAAAGGCCCTTCCTTTATCCGAAATATTCAGTCCTACAAGAACCGCTTTAGCTGGCGCCACTTTGTGGCAGAAGTATGGAGCCTGGCCGGCAAGGTATAA
- a CDS encoding glycosyltransferase family 2 protein: MQYPYDISVVIPLFNEEESLPELVRWIKRVMHAHEFSYEVILVDDGSTDRSWEVVTDLSEEDNAVKGISFNRNYGKSAALNEGFRRSAGEVVITMDADLQDSPEEIPALYDMIKNQKYDLVSGWKKKRFDPASKTIPTKLFNAATRKLSGIQLHDFNCGLKAYRQLVVKSIEVHGEMHRYIPVIAKWNGFTKIGEKVVQHQERKYGTTKFGLERFIYGFLDLLSITFVSRFKKRPMHFFGTLGTLMFVVGLGITIWLILQKVFQLYANGHARDIVSQPLFYLSLVAVILGVQLFLAGFLAEMISLGANRKNEYLIRGRVGSIQK; the protein is encoded by the coding sequence ATGCAATACCCTTATGATATCTCGGTCGTGATCCCGCTTTTTAACGAAGAGGAATCACTGCCTGAACTCGTGCGCTGGATCAAACGCGTGATGCACGCGCACGAGTTTTCTTACGAAGTAATTCTGGTGGACGATGGCAGCACCGACCGCTCCTGGGAAGTAGTAACCGACCTGAGCGAAGAGGATAATGCCGTAAAGGGCATCAGCTTTAACCGCAACTATGGCAAGTCGGCCGCCCTGAACGAGGGTTTCCGCCGGAGCGCTGGCGAAGTGGTCATCACCATGGATGCCGACCTTCAGGACAGCCCCGAAGAAATTCCGGCGCTGTACGACATGATCAAAAACCAGAAGTATGACCTGGTGAGCGGCTGGAAAAAGAAGCGCTTTGATCCGGCCAGCAAAACCATCCCGACCAAACTCTTTAACGCCGCCACACGCAAGCTCTCGGGCATTCAGCTGCACGACTTTAACTGCGGCCTGAAAGCCTACCGCCAGCTGGTGGTAAAAAGCATTGAAGTGCACGGCGAGATGCACCGCTACATACCGGTAATTGCCAAATGGAACGGTTTTACCAAGATCGGCGAAAAGGTGGTGCAGCACCAGGAGCGCAAGTATGGTACCACCAAGTTTGGCCTGGAGCGCTTTATCTACGGCTTCCTCGACCTGCTTTCCATTACGTTTGTGAGCCGCTTTAAAAAGCGCCCCATGCACTTTTTCGGTACCCTGGGCACGCTCATGTTCGTGGTCGGGCTGGGCATTACCATCTGGCTGATCCTGCAGAAAGTGTTCCAGCTTTATGCCAACGGCCACGCCCGCGATATTGTGAGCCAGCCCTTGTTTTACCTGTCTCTGGTAGCCGTTATACTTGGCGTGCAGCTGTTCCTGGCCGGTTTCCTGGCCGAGATGATCTCGCTGGGGGCTAACCGGAAAAACGAATACCTGATCCGGGGGCGGGTAGGTTCCATCCAGAAATAA
- a CDS encoding DUF4199 domain-containing protein, whose amino-acid sequence MTENQPSVTAVALKYGFITALVGIVYTLILNILDQATNAWLTWIVYVILAAGLIFAMKEFKARNYGYLSYGQGLGLGALLSAIFGLFSGIFSYVYSTYIDPGFMARMQEVQRAKMLEQGLSDEQIEMALGMAEKFQNPLTMIFGSMAVFLIIGFILSLIIAAIMKNKRPEFE is encoded by the coding sequence ATGACTGAAAATCAACCCTCTGTTACCGCTGTTGCCCTTAAGTATGGCTTTATAACGGCCCTGGTAGGTATTGTATACACGCTGATCCTGAACATACTCGATCAGGCGACCAATGCCTGGCTGACCTGGATCGTATACGTTATTCTGGCAGCAGGTTTGATTTTTGCCATGAAGGAGTTTAAGGCCCGCAACTATGGCTACCTGTCGTATGGCCAGGGGCTGGGGCTGGGTGCGCTGTTATCGGCTATTTTCGGCCTGTTTTCAGGCATTTTCTCCTATGTTTATTCCACCTACATCGATCCGGGATTTATGGCGCGCATGCAGGAGGTGCAGCGTGCCAAGATGCTGGAGCAGGGCCTGAGCGATGAGCAGATTGAAATGGCCCTTGGAATGGCGGAAAAATTCCAGAACCCGCTTACAATGATTTTTGGTTCGATGGCGGTGTTCCTGATTATCGGCTTTATCCTGTCGCTGATCATTGCCGCCATCATGAAGAACAAACGACCTGAGTTTGAATAG
- a CDS encoding DUF4199 domain-containing protein, whose translation MFNQAIVRVGVRYGVLCGLACFALVLVLYFLGANPFGDFGRVSFIPIPFFIFWAIRYYKKFHEGEISFGKGLRVGFAVSFYAALCTAMFVFILVYLAGPGLLQQHIAETQALLEQTREEQIKLIGKEMYEQGYKAISSITPGMLATDDFVRRIFAGLLFSLVAAVFFRK comes from the coding sequence ATGTTTAATCAAGCTATAGTAAGGGTGGGTGTGCGCTACGGCGTACTGTGTGGGCTGGCCTGTTTTGCGCTGGTACTGGTGCTATACTTTCTGGGCGCTAATCCTTTTGGCGATTTCGGTCGGGTCAGCTTTATTCCCATTCCGTTCTTCATCTTCTGGGCCATCCGCTATTATAAAAAATTTCATGAGGGGGAGATAAGCTTCGGAAAAGGGCTGCGCGTCGGGTTTGCCGTATCGTTCTATGCGGCGCTGTGCACGGCCATGTTCGTATTTATACTCGTGTACCTGGCCGGGCCAGGGCTGCTGCAGCAACATATTGCCGAAACGCAGGCCCTGCTGGAGCAGACACGCGAGGAGCAGATAAAGCTTATCGGCAAGGAAATGTACGAGCAGGGCTACAAAGCCATCAGTTCGATTACACCAGGTATGCTGGCAACAGATGATTTTGTGCGGAGGATCTTTGCGGGGTTGTTATTTTCATTGGTGGCGGCCGTGTTTTTTCGTAAGTAG
- a CDS encoding dihydroorotase gives MKILLRAATIYDSQSIFHQQQQHILIENGVITYIGPDEPEADQVISTENLCVSAGWVDMYAAVGEPGLEFKEDLESLSAAAAAGGFTEVLCLPNTQPVVQSKAGISYLKSRSALLPVTLHPLAAVTADTDGKDLSEMIDLHQAGALAFTDGTRPVQGADVLLKALQYLQSFDGLLLNRPDNTRLSDHGQMHEGQASTRLGMKGIPALAEEVMVTRDLQLLAYTGGKLHFSLVSTAAAVEAIRQAKAAGLQVTCDVASYQLAFTDEEIPPFDTNYKVTPPFRGQTDAQAIKEGLKDGTIDALVSAHVPQDTESKKLEFDLAEFGIINLETAFAVANTTLSDTLSTAQLVEKLTTNPRRILGLPQPRLAEGEKANLTLFDPSRTWVPAPEKARSKSDNSPFFGRQLTGSVLGIIHKGQVVLQDSF, from the coding sequence ATGAAAATATTACTGCGGGCAGCAACAATCTACGATTCTCAATCCATTTTTCACCAGCAGCAACAGCACATACTTATTGAGAACGGCGTGATCACCTACATCGGTCCGGATGAGCCGGAAGCCGACCAGGTCATTTCAACTGAAAACCTCTGCGTATCAGCAGGTTGGGTGGATATGTATGCAGCCGTGGGCGAACCGGGGCTGGAGTTCAAAGAAGACCTGGAAAGCCTGAGCGCCGCTGCGGCTGCAGGGGGGTTTACGGAAGTGCTTTGCCTGCCCAACACCCAACCGGTGGTGCAGAGCAAAGCAGGTATAAGCTACCTTAAAAGCCGCTCGGCTTTGCTGCCGGTTACACTGCACCCGCTGGCAGCCGTTACAGCAGACACAGATGGCAAAGACCTCTCCGAAATGATAGACCTGCACCAGGCAGGCGCTCTTGCCTTTACCGACGGCACTCGGCCGGTACAGGGCGCGGACGTGCTGCTAAAGGCGCTGCAGTACCTGCAATCGTTTGATGGCCTGCTGCTTAACAGGCCCGATAATACCCGCCTGAGCGACCATGGCCAGATGCACGAAGGGCAGGCAAGTACGCGCCTGGGTATGAAAGGCATTCCGGCGCTGGCCGAAGAAGTGATGGTGACGCGCGATTTGCAACTGCTGGCTTATACCGGTGGCAAACTGCATTTCTCGCTGGTCTCTACGGCAGCCGCTGTGGAAGCAATCCGCCAGGCCAAGGCAGCCGGCCTGCAGGTAACCTGCGACGTGGCCAGTTACCAACTGGCCTTTACCGACGAGGAGATTCCCCCGTTTGATACCAACTACAAAGTAACGCCGCCTTTCAGAGGGCAGACCGATGCACAAGCCATCAAAGAAGGTTTAAAAGATGGCACCATCGATGCGCTGGTGTCAGCGCACGTGCCGCAGGATACGGAGTCTAAAAAGCTGGAATTTGACCTGGCTGAGTTCGGTATCATTAACCTGGAGACTGCTTTTGCCGTGGCCAACACCACCCTGAGCGATACCCTGAGTACCGCCCAGTTGGTAGAAAAGCTGACAACCAACCCGCGCCGCATACTTGGCTTACCGCAGCCACGCCTGGCAGAAGGAGAAAAAGCCAACCTGACGCTCTTTGATCCATCCCGCACCTGGGTACCGGCACCGGAAAAGGCCAGGTCCAAATCCGATAACAGCCCTTTCTTCGGCCGCCAGCTTACCGGCAGCGTGCTGGGTATCATTCACAAAGGGCAGGTAGTACTGCAGGATTCTTTTTAA